Proteins from a genomic interval of Rhodothermales bacterium:
- the yajC gene encoding preprotein translocase subunit YajC, translating into MTLLTVLAFAAPQAQQGNPFAMLLPMILIFLVIYFLMLRPQKKKEEKRQAMISAVKKGDKVVTIGGIHGSVTQVDETSLLLQVDANVKLRVEKSAISNVAGKE; encoded by the coding sequence GTGACGCTACTCACCGTTCTGGCATTCGCCGCTCCCCAGGCCCAGCAAGGCAACCCTTTTGCCATGCTGTTGCCGATGATCCTCATTTTCCTGGTGATCTACTTCCTGATGCTGCGCCCGCAGAAGAAAAAGGAAGAGAAGCGCCAGGCGATGATCTCCGCCGTCAAGAAGGGCGACAAGGTCGTTACCATCGGCGGCATCCACGGCTCCGTCACCCAGGTCGACGAAACCAGTCTGCTCCTGCAGGTGGACGCGAACGTGAAACTGCGCGTCGAAAAGAGCGCCATCTCCAACGTCGCAGGCAAGGAGTGA
- a CDS encoding geranylgeranyl reductase family protein, with translation MVESFDAIVVGAGPGGATVSALLARKGQRVLVLDKSEFPRDKICGDGISGKSMDAIRELGLEDQLRTRESLGSWGVTFSGPYGDQVSIPFGKQLAGKIAPGFVCAREVFDQVLFDAALDAGAEIRLRTSVTGLLRDGDRVTGVRYRTEDKQVGEIHAPVVIGADGAYSIVARELGMDQLDEKHYVAAVRAYFDNVDGFTDGYFIELHFVDEVIPGYFWIFPMAEGRANVGVGMLSAEIKKRDVKLKPLLDQMIAHPRFRERFRNATQLTPTKGWGLPVGSKPRTMAGDGWMLIGDAASLIDPFTGEGIGNAMVSGMKAAEWLERAAAKGDYSARFLGGYEQEVLGILRNEFRLSHMMQKLGRWKWLLNTVIAKASRSGELADAISCMFDDLSERKKLLTPGFYWRVLTA, from the coding sequence ATGGTTGAATCGTTCGATGCCATCGTAGTGGGCGCAGGCCCAGGCGGTGCCACCGTCTCCGCCCTGCTTGCCCGAAAAGGGCAGCGCGTCCTGGTCCTCGACAAGAGTGAGTTCCCAAGGGACAAGATTTGCGGCGACGGGATTTCCGGAAAGAGCATGGACGCCATCCGGGAGCTCGGCCTTGAAGACCAGCTGCGCACTCGGGAAAGCCTTGGAAGCTGGGGTGTAACGTTCAGCGGCCCATACGGCGACCAGGTGTCGATCCCATTCGGAAAACAACTCGCCGGCAAGATCGCGCCGGGCTTTGTCTGCGCACGGGAGGTGTTCGATCAGGTGCTGTTCGACGCCGCCCTGGATGCCGGCGCCGAGATCCGCCTCCGAACCAGCGTCACCGGACTCCTACGGGACGGCGACCGAGTGACCGGCGTACGGTATCGCACCGAAGACAAGCAGGTCGGCGAGATCCATGCGCCGGTCGTCATCGGCGCTGACGGTGCCTATTCCATCGTAGCCCGGGAGCTCGGCATGGACCAGCTCGACGAGAAGCACTACGTGGCAGCCGTGAGAGCCTATTTCGACAACGTAGACGGCTTCACCGACGGCTACTTCATCGAGCTTCATTTTGTCGATGAGGTCATCCCCGGTTACTTCTGGATCTTTCCGATGGCCGAGGGCCGGGCGAACGTCGGCGTGGGCATGCTGAGCGCCGAGATCAAGAAGCGCGATGTCAAGCTGAAGCCCCTGCTCGACCAGATGATCGCGCATCCGCGCTTCCGGGAGCGGTTTCGGAATGCGACGCAGCTGACGCCTACAAAGGGCTGGGGCCTTCCTGTCGGCTCGAAACCGCGCACCATGGCGGGAGATGGGTGGATGCTGATCGGAGACGCGGCGAGTCTGATCGACCCGTTTACCGGTGAGGGCATCGGCAATGCCATGGTCTCCGGAATGAAGGCAGCCGAGTGGCTGGAACGCGCAGCCGCAAAAGGAGACTACTCGGCGCGTTTCCTGGGAGGCTACGAACAGGAAGTGCTGGGAATTCTGCGAAACGAGTTCCGCCTGAGCCACATGATGCAGAAGCTTGGCCGCTGGAAGTGGCTGCTGAACACGGTGATCGCCAAGGCGTCCCGCTCTGGCGAGCTCGCTGACGCCATCAGCTGCATGTTCGACGACCTGTCCGAGCGCAAAAAACTGCTAACCCCCGGCTTCTACTGGCGGGTCCTGACCGCCTGA
- a CDS encoding glycosyltransferase: MEVVLGLAFVVYAAGLLRIFVGLGRLRPGMSDERPAATVLVAARNEEKNIVACLNALQEQDYPAPFEVLVLNDSSTDRTAERVAEFSSRDPRIRLLNVPPAVDDTAPKKHALLCGLQASNGELVFVTDADCVVRPRWMSHLASHFEPGVGLVTGAVFFPTERSLIARMRSLDFAAYTFCAAGAMASGWPLIATAMNLAYRREAFEEAGGFGRDAHIRSGDDDLLLHTIVRETDWRAAFAPEEWVLTKPERSVGGFLNQRMRWASKAFRYPPGMTAFLVAAFVLYGTLLAGLPMWLFGAWPGVAIPAAAAGKVLVDALVIWRGARVFHKRELLGAFLPAELVHLPYILLASVGGAMGLFRWKGR, translated from the coding sequence GTGGAAGTAGTGCTCGGACTTGCGTTCGTGGTCTATGCAGCCGGCCTGCTGCGCATATTTGTGGGCCTGGGCCGTCTCAGACCTGGAATGAGCGATGAGCGTCCGGCCGCAACCGTGCTGGTCGCCGCCAGAAACGAGGAAAAAAACATTGTGGCGTGCCTGAATGCGCTGCAGGAGCAGGACTACCCGGCACCGTTCGAAGTCCTGGTGCTGAACGACAGCTCCACGGACCGTACCGCCGAGCGCGTCGCAGAATTCTCCAGCCGCGATCCGCGCATCCGGCTGCTCAACGTGCCGCCGGCTGTGGACGACACCGCGCCCAAGAAACACGCGCTCCTGTGCGGTCTGCAGGCCTCCAACGGGGAACTGGTGTTCGTGACGGACGCCGACTGCGTGGTGCGTCCCCGCTGGATGTCGCATCTCGCCTCCCACTTCGAGCCCGGGGTGGGACTGGTCACCGGGGCGGTTTTCTTCCCGACCGAGCGCAGCCTCATCGCGCGCATGCGGTCCCTGGATTTTGCGGCCTATACATTCTGCGCTGCCGGAGCCATGGCGTCGGGGTGGCCACTCATTGCCACCGCAATGAACCTGGCCTATCGGCGGGAGGCCTTCGAAGAAGCCGGCGGATTTGGGCGAGATGCCCACATCCGGTCGGGCGATGACGACCTGCTGCTCCACACAATCGTGCGCGAGACCGACTGGCGTGCGGCGTTCGCGCCGGAAGAATGGGTGCTTACGAAGCCCGAGCGCAGCGTCGGCGGCTTCCTGAACCAGCGCATGCGGTGGGCCTCCAAGGCATTTCGATACCCGCCCGGCATGACCGCTTTTCTGGTAGCCGCTTTTGTGCTGTACGGAACCCTGCTCGCCGGGCTGCCGATGTGGCTCTTCGGGGCTTGGCCGGGCGTAGCCATCCCCGCGGCCGCCGCCGGAAAAGTGCTGGTCGATGCACTCGTCATATGGCGGGGAGCCCGCGTTTTTCACAAACGGGAGTTGCTGGGCGCCTTTCTCCCTGCTGAGCTGGTCCACCTGCCGTACATCCTGCTCGCGAGTGTGGGCGGGGCGATGGGGCTTTTCCGCTGGAAGGGACGATGA
- a CDS encoding glycosyltransferase: protein MLYVTVIICSVYGFAIGATLLGLRRSGAAVATLPNSRPDAVVIVAAHNEASCIGACVRALLEQDVADLPVVVVDDGSSDGSVAEAHRAANGDPRLRVLSVSRRGKKRAVMAGIEATTAGRLLFTDADCVPPPGWAGAMLGALEQADFVAGYAPLVPRTTLLGKVAALEAAANAVTAEAMVGLGNPLMCSARSMGYSRRAYEEAGGLEPHLHEPSGDDTLMMQAVHRSGGRVRYVPQPAVPGRGPSTLAEWTRQKRRHLSTWRRFSIPATVAGLVVRSMDVLVVLGVPAALLGLVGAAPLWAFGFKVVVDGAGLTWGLGRLGERSLLTALPLLELVHSPLVLVSAVRGAFGVPPWK from the coding sequence CTGCTCTACGTCACGGTCATCATCTGTTCTGTCTACGGGTTTGCCATCGGGGCGACCCTGCTCGGGCTCCGACGCTCCGGTGCGGCTGTTGCGACCCTCCCGAACTCCCGGCCTGATGCCGTTGTCATCGTCGCCGCCCACAATGAGGCGTCCTGCATCGGGGCGTGTGTGCGTGCGTTGCTCGAGCAGGATGTCGCGGACCTTCCGGTGGTTGTGGTCGACGATGGTTCTTCCGATGGGTCGGTCGCCGAGGCCCACAGGGCTGCCAACGGGGATCCGCGGCTGCGCGTGCTCTCCGTATCCCGACGCGGAAAGAAACGCGCTGTCATGGCCGGTATCGAGGCCACGACCGCGGGCCGCCTGCTGTTCACCGATGCCGACTGCGTTCCACCCCCCGGGTGGGCCGGGGCCATGCTGGGCGCGCTGGAGCAGGCCGACTTCGTGGCGGGGTACGCGCCGCTGGTGCCCAGAACCACGCTTCTGGGCAAGGTCGCGGCCCTCGAAGCAGCCGCGAACGCCGTCACGGCAGAGGCGATGGTTGGCCTGGGCAATCCCCTCATGTGCTCGGCGCGCAGCATGGGCTACAGTCGCCGTGCGTACGAGGAGGCGGGTGGTCTTGAGCCTCATCTGCATGAACCCAGCGGCGACGACACGCTCATGATGCAGGCGGTGCATCGGAGCGGCGGACGAGTACGATACGTGCCGCAGCCGGCCGTCCCCGGACGCGGTCCGTCGACCCTGGCCGAATGGACGCGTCAGAAGCGTCGCCACCTGTCCACCTGGAGACGGTTCTCGATACCTGCGACTGTTGCAGGCCTCGTGGTGCGCAGCATGGATGTTCTCGTGGTGTTGGGCGTTCCGGCGGCACTGCTGGGACTGGTCGGAGCAGCCCCGCTTTGGGCGTTTGGGTTCAAGGTGGTGGTCGACGGCGCCGGTTTGACCTGGGGGCTGGGACGCCTGGGCGAACGGTCGCTGCTCACCGCGCTGCCGCTCCTTGAGCTGGTGCACTCTCCGCTTGTCCTCGTTTCCGCGGTGCGCGGTGCATTCGGAGTTCCGCCGTGGAAGTAG
- the priA gene encoding primosomal protein N' produces MVLVNVILPLPLDSAYTYQVTCDVPAHDLTGFRVRVPFSGRSLIGVVSSMADRPPEKGRLAVVQEILDERAALPEELMRLTRWLSRYYLCSWGEAARAALPPEGQARTRLFVALAQPDVVVRGAKQQAVLEYLVQSGGTRAATEVLAETGASHGTLRSLEKRGLVTIMESDAQPHAQRVTGDTIGEERFHPSQRAAADALRSALAQGDYRTYLLHGVTGSGKTEVYIDALQHAVAAGRSGIVLVPEIALTPQTVRRFQSHFGSSVAVLHSRLSAGQRYDTWRRIRRGDFRVVIGPRSAVFAPVQDLGLLVVDEEHESSYKQFEPAPRYNARDVAVMRASLNGAVCVLGSATPSLETMHNARSGKYRLLSMPDRVPTTDGSRARLPEVRIIDMLAERSPDRPNPIVSNALRVAIQKRLERQEQIILLQNRRGFAPVLSCDTCAHTPECPDCSVSLTWHKQRGQLRCHYCGRAFRSPSACASCGTGTLEPVGAGTQRVEEVLGDLFPAARVLRMDMDSTSRKDAHHEILNAFGAGEADVLVGTQMVAKGLDFSRVTLVGVVDADAGLLFPDFRADERTFQLLTQVAGRAGRADLRGEVLFQTRNSRHPVILWARRHDYLSFADAALATREALGYPPFTRAVRAEFRGPDEAKVKAAADRFAKVFRATATGMELVGPSPAFIVRVRRHWRYLALVKAPRSVSAQRMKQVFDHVLGGVGRLPKGVRINVDVDPLGML; encoded by the coding sequence ATGGTTCTGGTAAACGTCATCCTTCCTTTGCCGCTGGACTCGGCCTACACCTACCAGGTGACGTGCGATGTGCCCGCGCATGACCTGACCGGTTTCAGGGTCCGCGTTCCGTTTTCGGGTCGCAGTCTGATCGGAGTGGTGAGCAGCATGGCGGATCGCCCGCCCGAAAAGGGGCGCCTGGCAGTTGTTCAGGAGATACTGGACGAGCGTGCCGCACTGCCGGAAGAACTCATGCGGCTCACCCGATGGCTCAGCCGATACTACCTGTGCTCATGGGGAGAGGCCGCCCGGGCGGCCCTGCCGCCGGAGGGACAGGCACGCACACGCCTGTTTGTCGCGCTCGCGCAGCCCGATGTGGTGGTCCGTGGCGCAAAACAGCAGGCCGTCCTGGAGTATCTCGTGCAGTCCGGGGGCACCCGGGCTGCGACCGAGGTCCTTGCGGAGACTGGAGCCAGCCATGGCACACTGCGAAGCCTGGAAAAGCGGGGCCTCGTGACGATCATGGAGTCAGACGCACAGCCGCATGCGCAGCGGGTGACCGGTGATACCATCGGAGAGGAACGCTTCCACCCCTCTCAGCGCGCGGCGGCCGACGCCCTCAGGTCGGCCCTGGCGCAGGGGGACTATCGCACGTACCTGCTGCACGGTGTCACCGGAAGTGGCAAGACCGAGGTGTACATCGATGCGCTGCAGCACGCCGTGGCAGCGGGCCGCAGCGGGATCGTGCTGGTCCCGGAAATCGCACTCACTCCCCAAACGGTGCGGCGCTTTCAGTCGCACTTTGGCAGCAGCGTGGCCGTGCTGCACTCGCGGCTTTCAGCCGGGCAGCGGTACGACACATGGCGGCGCATCCGCCGGGGCGATTTTCGCGTGGTCATAGGCCCCAGATCAGCGGTTTTTGCCCCTGTCCAGGATCTCGGGTTGCTCGTCGTGGATGAAGAGCATGAATCCTCGTACAAGCAATTCGAGCCGGCTCCCCGTTACAACGCACGGGACGTCGCCGTCATGCGCGCGTCCCTGAACGGTGCCGTCTGTGTGCTTGGTTCTGCCACCCCCTCTCTGGAAACCATGCATAACGCACGGTCTGGCAAGTACCGGCTGCTTTCCATGCCTGACAGGGTGCCGACCACCGACGGGTCGCGGGCCCGGCTGCCCGAGGTGCGCATCATCGACATGCTGGCCGAGCGCTCGCCGGACAGGCCAAACCCCATCGTATCGAACGCGCTCCGTGTGGCAATCCAGAAGCGCCTGGAGCGGCAAGAACAGATCATACTGCTGCAGAATCGCCGCGGATTTGCGCCGGTGCTGTCCTGCGACACCTGTGCTCATACGCCGGAGTGTCCGGACTGCTCGGTGTCCCTGACCTGGCACAAGCAGCGCGGGCAGCTGCGCTGCCACTACTGCGGACGGGCGTTTCGATCACCGTCTGCCTGCGCGTCGTGTGGAACCGGCACACTCGAGCCCGTGGGTGCCGGCACGCAGCGTGTTGAAGAAGTGCTGGGTGACTTGTTTCCCGCGGCTCGAGTCTTGCGCATGGATATGGATAGCACCTCCCGAAAGGACGCTCATCATGAGATTCTGAACGCCTTTGGCGCCGGCGAGGCAGATGTACTGGTAGGCACCCAGATGGTCGCCAAAGGGCTCGATTTCAGCCGCGTGACCCTGGTCGGCGTGGTGGATGCCGATGCCGGACTGCTTTTTCCGGATTTCCGCGCCGACGAGCGCACATTCCAACTCCTGACGCAGGTTGCCGGCCGGGCAGGCCGCGCGGATCTGCGGGGAGAGGTGCTTTTCCAGACCCGCAACTCACGGCATCCGGTCATTCTGTGGGCTCGACGCCACGACTACCTCTCCTTTGCCGATGCGGCACTCGCCACCCGGGAGGCACTGGGTTATCCGCCCTTCACCCGGGCTGTGCGTGCGGAATTCCGCGGACCGGATGAGGCAAAGGTCAAGGCTGCGGCAGACCGTTTCGCCAAGGTCTTTCGAGCGACAGCCACCGGGATGGAGCTCGTCGGACCCTCCCCCGCATTCATCGTTCGGGTGCGGCGCCACTGGCGCTATCTCGCGCTGGTCAAGGCACCTCGATCCGTGAGTGCGCAGCGCATGAAACAGGTGTTCGATCACGTGCTCGGTGGCGTGGGACGCCTGCCCAAGGGCGTGCGCATAAACGTGGACGTCGACCCGCTCGGCATGCTCTGA
- the recG gene encoding ATP-dependent DNA helicase RecG: MEAATGDEFLVEPIRYLKGVGPRRADVLEEAGIRSVRDLLQYYPRRYLDRSTVTRIRDVGRAEGSVTIVGKVLVAGSPPARGRQRRFEMVVGDDSGRIKCVWFRGAVWISKLFKVGDSVALHGKPNTYRGSVNLTHPDFDKLDEDGPSLDTGRIIALYPGTAAFQRVGLTSRVFRKVIWGLFKEHGLRLRDPFPETLRKDHDLIDGRVALRAIHFPKSQQELGQSRRRLIFEEFFFIQLLLARLRSRRAEEKGHVFGPRGGLSARLESEVLPFMLTGDQAQAIREVVADTRTGRPMNRLLQGDVGSGKTVVAVAAMLHAVDHGFQAVFMAPTEILAEQHYRSLMQFLDPLGIQVRLLVGGQRKALRREILAEIANGQVQIVVGTHALIQDGVEFPRLGLAVVDEQHRFGVMQRARLTDKGDAVHTLLMTATPIPRSLAMTVYGDLDVTVIREKPAGRKPVITRLCFERDRSAVYEDIRAELKAGRQCYVVYPLVEESEKLDLKDAESGYQKLREVFPQYEVAVVHGRMAGSEKDEIMQRFKAGLTHVLVSTTVIEVGVDVPNASMMVIEHAERFGLSQLHQLRGRVGRGADQAWCILMADFKRSAEGEERMEAMVETDDGFKISEIDLKMRGAGDFFGTRQSGLPDLRIADVTRDQEILAEAREAASTIVARDPDLKEAEARALGAHYRRFFQDEQGAMAQVG; this comes from the coding sequence ATGGAAGCAGCCACCGGCGACGAGTTCCTGGTCGAGCCCATTCGGTACCTGAAGGGCGTCGGGCCCCGGCGTGCCGATGTGCTGGAGGAGGCCGGCATCCGCTCGGTGCGGGACCTGTTGCAGTACTACCCGAGGCGCTACCTGGATCGTTCGACCGTCACGCGCATCCGGGATGTGGGTCGCGCCGAGGGTTCGGTCACCATCGTAGGCAAGGTGCTGGTTGCCGGGTCCCCGCCCGCAAGAGGACGACAGCGGAGGTTCGAGATGGTCGTCGGAGATGACTCCGGACGCATCAAGTGCGTGTGGTTCCGTGGCGCGGTGTGGATATCAAAGCTGTTCAAGGTGGGCGACTCGGTTGCGCTGCACGGCAAGCCGAACACCTACCGGGGAAGCGTCAACCTCACCCACCCGGATTTCGACAAGCTGGACGAGGACGGACCCTCTTTGGACACCGGCCGCATCATTGCGTTGTATCCGGGCACGGCCGCCTTTCAGCGTGTGGGCCTGACAAGCCGGGTCTTCCGCAAGGTCATCTGGGGGCTCTTCAAGGAGCACGGGTTGCGTCTTCGTGATCCGTTTCCGGAAACGCTTCGGAAAGACCATGACCTGATCGACGGCCGCGTCGCACTGCGGGCCATCCACTTTCCGAAATCCCAGCAGGAGTTGGGCCAGTCCAGGCGGCGACTCATCTTCGAGGAGTTCTTCTTCATTCAGCTGCTCTTGGCTCGCCTGCGCAGCCGGCGGGCTGAGGAGAAAGGCCACGTGTTCGGACCCCGAGGGGGACTGAGTGCCCGCCTTGAAAGCGAGGTGCTGCCCTTCATGCTGACGGGCGACCAGGCTCAAGCAATCCGGGAGGTGGTTGCGGACACCCGGACAGGGCGACCCATGAACCGGCTGCTTCAGGGCGATGTCGGCAGTGGGAAGACGGTGGTCGCAGTAGCCGCCATGCTGCACGCGGTCGATCACGGGTTTCAGGCCGTGTTCATGGCCCCCACCGAGATCCTGGCCGAGCAGCACTACCGCAGCCTGATGCAGTTTCTGGACCCGCTGGGCATCCAGGTCCGCTTGTTGGTGGGCGGGCAGCGCAAGGCGTTGCGCCGCGAGATCCTGGCCGAGATTGCCAACGGCCAGGTGCAGATTGTGGTCGGCACGCACGCTCTCATACAGGACGGCGTCGAGTTTCCGCGTCTGGGGCTCGCGGTCGTCGACGAGCAGCACCGATTTGGAGTGATGCAGCGCGCTCGTCTCACAGACAAGGGCGACGCGGTCCACACCCTGCTCATGACGGCCACGCCCATCCCACGCTCGCTGGCCATGACCGTCTACGGCGATCTCGATGTCACCGTTATTCGCGAGAAGCCGGCCGGCCGGAAGCCGGTGATCACCCGCCTATGCTTTGAGAGAGATCGGTCCGCCGTGTATGAGGACATCCGAGCAGAGCTGAAGGCAGGTCGCCAGTGTTACGTTGTCTATCCGCTCGTGGAGGAGTCGGAGAAGCTGGATCTGAAAGACGCAGAGTCGGGCTACCAAAAACTGCGGGAGGTCTTTCCCCAGTACGAAGTGGCTGTGGTGCACGGCCGCATGGCGGGGTCCGAGAAGGACGAAATCATGCAGCGCTTCAAGGCAGGCCTGACCCACGTGCTGGTATCGACCACCGTAATTGAGGTGGGCGTGGATGTGCCCAATGCCTCCATGATGGTGATCGAGCATGCGGAACGGTTCGGACTGAGTCAGCTGCACCAGCTACGAGGGCGCGTGGGGCGTGGCGCGGATCAGGCCTGGTGCATCCTCATGGCAGACTTCAAACGGTCCGCAGAGGGTGAGGAGCGCATGGAAGCCATGGTCGAGACCGATGACGGATTCAAGATCTCGGAGATCGATCTGAAGATGCGTGGTGCCGGAGACTTCTTCGGCACGCGTCAGAGTGGTTTGCCGGATTTGCGCATCGCGGACGTGACACGGGATCAGGAGATTCTGGCGGAAGCACGGGAAGCGGCGTCAACCATCGTAGCCCGTGACCCGGATCTCAAGGAAGCGGAGGCGCGGGCGCTGGGCGCACACTACAGGCGGTTCTTTCAGGATGAGCAGGGCGCGATGGCGCAGGTTGGCTAG
- a CDS encoding SDR family oxidoreductase — protein MDNRHMTCDGLNVLVTGASRGIGRACAVALGRAGARVAAHGFANAERAREVAEMAGNGSQAFLADLSDPHAPGRLVDEVLESFGGLDVVVNNAGVSLEMPLDLDEDAWLSRWEKTMAINVRAVEAISRRAIRHFSARGGGRLIHIASRAAFRGDTPDYVAYAASKGAVVALSRTLARGLGKLGITSFVIAPGWVRTDMAAEFIEKHGEEPVLNEIALPRLTEPEDVAPMVVFLASGLGDHATGTSIDINAASYVR, from the coding sequence ATGGATAACCGACACATGACGTGCGATGGGCTCAACGTGCTGGTAACTGGCGCCAGCCGGGGAATCGGGCGAGCCTGCGCAGTGGCCCTGGGCCGGGCCGGGGCCCGGGTGGCGGCCCACGGATTCGCCAACGCGGAACGCGCTCGAGAGGTCGCCGAAATGGCCGGCAACGGATCGCAAGCGTTCCTGGCCGACCTCTCGGACCCGCACGCACCGGGGCGCCTGGTGGACGAGGTACTGGAATCCTTCGGCGGGCTGGATGTGGTCGTCAACAATGCGGGCGTCTCTCTGGAGATGCCGCTGGACCTGGACGAAGACGCCTGGCTATCCCGATGGGAGAAGACCATGGCCATCAACGTGCGCGCGGTCGAGGCTATTAGCCGACGCGCGATTCGGCACTTCAGCGCTCGGGGCGGCGGACGCCTGATTCACATTGCGTCGCGCGCTGCATTCAGGGGGGACACCCCGGACTACGTCGCCTACGCGGCGTCAAAAGGAGCGGTGGTGGCGTTGTCCCGCACCCTGGCACGCGGTTTGGGCAAACTCGGTATCACCTCCTTTGTAATCGCCCCGGGGTGGGTGCGCACGGACATGGCCGCGGAGTTCATTGAGAAACACGGGGAAGAGCCGGTTTTGAACGAGATCGCGCTGCCGCGCCTGACGGAACCGGAAGACGTAGCGCCCATGGTGGTTTTTCTCGCCTCCGGACTTGGCGATCACGCCACGGGCACCTCGATCGACATCAACGCGGCGAGCTACGTGCGCTAG
- a CDS encoding DUF2914 domain-containing protein — protein sequence MLLRAALAEAQELMEPSDGGAPATPALPAPRRRGPLERVLSTRVAQRALSLHEAHPRRAAATLFLAGVGWDAATIFRIDSVIDNALILLYLGALCVLYFAATLHDAGKLENPTLLRFVRWYPMASQFLMGALFSMFVFFYSQSASWSETSVFLLVLVALLVANEVLHDRMFSARLRLVLLYFVLASYLIYAVPIVTGVMNHLTFTVGLLLAAGIISLLGRMLWNRGLFRERSQMASIAVAIPLLVGFLEVAYTLNWIPPVPLAVRDAGVYHTVKRDGDVYRMRMAKPPWFRFWKQTEDPFRYSPGDTVYVYTAVFAPTRLQKGIVHVWEQHDGTEWVETDRIGYLVSGGRDHGYRGYTMKRLVEPGRWRVRVETEPGRLLTRVRFDIEPGEVNRWKWITDT from the coding sequence TTGCTCCTCCGTGCCGCTCTGGCGGAGGCCCAAGAGCTGATGGAGCCGTCGGATGGCGGAGCGCCGGCCACGCCGGCGCTGCCCGCACCGCGCAGGCGAGGCCCGCTGGAGCGGGTGCTGAGTACCCGGGTCGCACAACGTGCGCTTTCTCTGCACGAAGCACACCCCCGCCGAGCTGCCGCCACACTGTTCCTTGCCGGCGTCGGATGGGACGCGGCGACCATCTTTCGCATCGACTCGGTGATCGACAACGCGCTTATCCTGCTCTATCTGGGGGCGCTCTGCGTGTTGTATTTCGCCGCGACGCTGCATGACGCGGGAAAGCTGGAGAACCCGACGCTGCTGCGCTTTGTGCGGTGGTATCCCATGGCCAGCCAGTTTCTCATGGGCGCCCTCTTCAGCATGTTCGTGTTCTTCTACTCGCAGAGTGCGTCGTGGTCGGAGACGTCCGTCTTTCTGCTCGTACTGGTAGCGCTGCTGGTCGCCAACGAGGTGTTGCATGACCGCATGTTCTCGGCCCGGCTGAGACTGGTGCTGCTCTACTTCGTGCTCGCGAGCTACCTCATCTACGCCGTACCCATCGTAACCGGCGTGATGAACCACCTGACGTTTACCGTCGGACTGCTGCTGGCTGCCGGGATCATCAGCCTGCTCGGGCGCATGCTGTGGAACCGTGGTTTGTTCCGGGAGCGCTCCCAAATGGCTTCCATAGCCGTAGCCATCCCGCTGCTCGTCGGTTTCCTGGAAGTCGCCTACACCCTCAACTGGATCCCCCCGGTACCGCTCGCGGTCCGGGACGCGGGCGTCTACCATACCGTCAAGCGAGACGGCGATGTTTACCGAATGCGCATGGCCAAGCCGCCCTGGTTCCGCTTCTGGAAACAGACGGAAGACCCGTTTCGGTACAGTCCGGGGGACACGGTGTATGTCTACACGGCCGTCTTTGCGCCGACCCGGCTCCAGAAGGGCATTGTGCATGTCTGGGAGCAACACGACGGTACCGAATGGGTCGAGACGGATCGCATCGGCTACCTTGTGAGCGGTGGGCGCGATCACGGGTATCGCGGGTACACCATGAAGCGCCTTGTCGAACCGGGCAGATGGCGGGTGCGGGTCGAAACTGAACCGGGACGGCTGCTGACCCGCGTTCGCTTCGACATCGAACCCGGGGAGGTCAATCGGTGGAAATGGATAACCGACACATGA
- a CDS encoding DUF2480 family protein: MEPIVNRVAQSGIQVLDLAEVLGDPAVAVVDLVPFLYGGMILREKHFRDEVAAHDWHAYAGKHVGIVCTEDTIIPTWAYMLIASRLEGVAASVTVGNEVAVRREHTQRALARYDWSRHEDAIVVVKGCGTGSVPDSAFVQAMNRLQGMARKIMFGEPCSSVPLWRRPKS, encoded by the coding sequence ATGGAGCCCATCGTCAATCGTGTTGCCCAATCCGGAATCCAGGTGCTTGACCTGGCCGAAGTGCTCGGAGACCCGGCCGTCGCTGTGGTCGACCTGGTGCCCTTCCTCTACGGAGGAATGATCCTGCGTGAGAAGCATTTCCGTGACGAAGTCGCTGCGCACGACTGGCACGCCTATGCCGGAAAGCACGTCGGCATCGTTTGCACCGAAGACACGATCATTCCCACATGGGCCTATATGCTGATTGCCTCCCGACTGGAGGGGGTGGCTGCATCCGTCACGGTGGGCAACGAGGTGGCCGTGCGGCGCGAGCACACGCAGCGTGCACTGGCCAGATACGACTGGTCGCGGCATGAGGACGCGATCGTGGTCGTCAAGGGCTGCGGCACCGGGTCGGTGCCGGACTCGGCCTTCGTGCAGGCAATGAACCGCCTTCAGGGCATGGCGCGAAAAATCATGTTTGGCGAACCTTGCTCCTCCGTGCCGCTCTGGCGGAGGCCCAAGAGCTGA